A part of Pectinophora gossypiella chromosome Z, ilPecGoss1.1, whole genome shotgun sequence genomic DNA contains:
- the LOC126380201 gene encoding ADP,ATP carrier protein 1-like: MGKDDKKGDKGPKEDKGSFMKDFLAGGISAATAKTCSAPIERVKLILQVQHINKQIPEDKKYKGIVDAFIRIPKEQGIGSLWRGNLANVIRYFPTQALNFAFKDKYKEIFLSGVDKQKNFMRYFVGNLASGGAAGATSLCFVYPLDYARTRLAADVGKGKGQREFNGLVHCLTKTLKSDGIIGLYRGFVVSVQGIIIYRATYFGLFDTARGLLPDPKNTPLFFKWVIAQTVTTIAGITSYPLDTVRRRMMMQSGKPLAERQYTSTAHCWAKILKTEGPTAFFKGAFSNILRGTGAAFVLVLYDEIKNLL, from the exons ATGGGCAAAGATGATAAAAAGGGGGACAAAGGCCCCAAAGAGGACAAGGGGAGTTTTATGAAAGATTTCCTGGCGGGTGGCATATCTGCGGCGACGGCCAAGACTTGCTCAGCCCCTATAGAGCGAGTAAAGCTTATCCTGCAGGTGCAACATATAAACAAGCAAATACCCGAGGACAAGAAATACAAAG GTATTGTCGATGCATTTATTCGCATACCAAAGGAACAGGGAATTGGGTCGTTATGGCGAGGTAACCTGGCTAATGTGATCCGATATTTCCCGACGCAAGCTCTCAATTTCGCTTTTAAGGACAAATATAAGGAGATATTTTTGTCCGGAGTCGATAAGCAGAAGAATTTCATGAGATATTTCGTTGGCAACCTGGCGTCAGGGGGCGCTGCCGGCGCCACGTCGCTCTGCTTCGTCTATCCGCTAGATTACGCCCGAACAAG ATTGGCGGCAGACGTTGGAAAAGGAAAAGGGCAGAGAGAGTTCAATGGATTGGTTCACTGCCTGACCAAGACTCTGAAGTCTGACGGGATCATCGGCCTGTACCGTGGGTTCGTCGTGTCGGTGCAGGGCATCATCATCTACCGAGCCACCTACTTCGGCCTGTTCGATACCGCACGAGGTCTGCTGCCAGACCCCAAAAACACGCCGCTCTTCTTTAAATGGGTTATCGCACAG ACGGTGACGACGATAGCGGGCATCACGTCGTACCCGCTGGACACGGTGCGGCGTCGCATGATGATGCAGTCCGGCAAGCCGCTCGCCGAGCGCCAGTACACGAGCACCGCCCACTGTTGGGCTAAGATCCTCAAGACAGAGGGCCCCACTGCCTTCTTCAAAGGAGCCTTCTCTAACATCCTCAGAGGCACTGGCGCTGCCTTCGTGCTGGTGTTGTACGACGAAATTAAAAATTTACTATAA